In Scleropages formosus chromosome 10, fSclFor1.1, whole genome shotgun sequence, a single genomic region encodes these proteins:
- the fndc3a gene encoding fibronectin type-III domain-containing protein 3A isoform X1 — MKVILVQVNPGEAFTIQREDGQCQCITGPAQVPMMSPNGSVPPIYVPTGYISQVIEENGVRRVLVIPQPELIPGGHSPLPHPPPPPPPHLPAFVPHPVMMHPPPHPIYSGGAGDLGSQYISQYHTGHIFSELDSYSPHRRPPFAPRDERAGKTYSRLQRKLKERQAGGGAGSPPTDQARSPPLSPRKDHSSPAPLEVQNGLGSEEAEQEEGQGSDTEAERAKLVGVMRGSPCIDTESEDLDEESKALQVVLSTIGKPEVTDVQARTAELKWCAPAAPDDVKSCLGAQRRPAEPLSYEVMVSCGSRDGGCQVVYSGEELNATLDDLRPATDYSARVQATCRHVQGSPSEPVNFTTLSCEPDPPSAPWKAGGTKTSLVLQWKAPCDNGSKIHNYLLQWDEGKGTGEFEQCYYGPQKQYRVTKLSPASKYCFRLAAKNDMGVSGFSEAVDLFTSEGVPATPLCAELVKAGHNWLHLQWQRSAAPPSGDSIFYILEMEEEGMGCGFKKCYDGYKTSHTAKNLQRCTKYKFRVVAYNAEGKSNPSQVSEFSTCPDSPSCPRGLAVRGKVLPNSLEVCWESPNDDGGSEVTKYVLEISEDMNGASWEQVYCGSDMEHSCEGLRPGVTYLTRVYCISEGGQSPQSETLQIQTPIVPPGPCQHPRVVGRPKAREVLLRWGPPYVDGGGAVTLYSLEMKGGHEEVHREVYQGPDLDCTISNLLPGTSYSFRLRAANKAGYGPFSDYCEVTTCPGAPEPCRPPHVVCRSPTCALVSWETPPSNGTPVSEFRLEWGVTETTVQTCYSGPGLSHEIRGLLPATSYFFRVQAVNAVGVGPFSEVVLCQTPCSVPAAVAGVQALEDEELTAGRGSDAPYCPSTCLGLQWEAPCDHGAEITSYLIDLGERQPIPVGPVTRYVIQHLQPDTTYRIRIQALNSLGAGPFSPMVKMRTKPRPPQPPRLECTAFSHQTLRLKWGEGSIRTSPSDPLQYQLQMEDKSGRFVCLYRGPCHTHKVQRLVESTAYSFRIQAFNEGGEGPFSDVYTFSTLCSPPPAPKAPRLERLNDHTCEVTWESTPPMKGDPIIYSLQCMTGNTDFKQIYKGSATSYQASSLQPSNEYRFRLGAIRQCATPPDLPGPYSTTVTLLPQRSEAAAALGGGAVGGTKAVRTSVSLTDEQCAALILVVFAVTSILIAFVIQYFVIK; from the exons GTCCAGCTCAGGTTCCTATGATGTCCCCAAATGGTTCTGTGCCTCCAATTTACGTACCTACAGGATACATTTCGCAG GTCATCGAGGAGAATGGAGTTCGACGTGTCCTGGTCATACCTCAGCCGGAGCTCATACCAGGGGGCCACTCGCCCCTACCGCATCCTCcaccccctccgcccccccatCTGCCAGCTTTTGTTCCTCACCCGGTCATGATGCACCCACCACCACATCCTATATATTCGGGTGGAGCAGGGGACCTTGGCTCGCAGTACATTTCACAATACCACACCGGACACATCTTCTCAGAGCTAG ACTCCTATTCTCCGCACAGACGCCCGCCTTTTGCACCCAGGGACGAGCGGGCTGGTAAAACGTACAGTCGCCTGCAGAGAAAGCTCAAGGAGCGCCAGGCTGGGGGGGGTGCTGGAAGCCCACCCACCGATCAGGCGAGGAGCCCCCCACTATCGCCCCGGAAGGACCACAGCAGCCCTGCTCCCTTGGAGGTCCAGAATGGCCTCGGCAGCGAAGAGGCAGAGCAAGAGGAAGGGCAGGGCAGTGACACGGAGGCAGAGAGGGCCAAACTAGTGGGCGTGATGAGAGGGTCGCCTTGCATAGACACAGAATCAGAAG acCTGGACGAGGAATCCAAGGCCCTTCAAGTGGTGTTGTCTACCATCGGCAAGCCAGAA GTAACTGACGTTCAGGCCCGGACTGCTGAGCTGAAGTGGTGTGCCCCTGCAGCTCCGGATGATGTGAAGAGCTGCCTAGGAGCCCAGAGGAGGCCTGCTGAACCCCTCAGCTACGAAGTGATGGTCTCCTGTGGCAGCAGGGATGGGGGCTGCCAGGTTGTGTACAG TGGCGAAGAACTGAATGCAACTTTGGATGACCTCCGGCCAGCGACAGACTACAGTGCAAG GGTGCAGGCCACATGTCGTCATGTGCAAGGCAGTCCATCTGAGCCTGTGAACTTCACGACCCTCAGCTGTGAGCCAGACCCTCCGAGTGCCCCTTGGAAGGCTGGCGGAACAAAGACCAGCCTTGTCTTGCAATGGAAG GCTCCCTGCGACAACGGCTCAAAAATTCACAACTACCTGCTACAGTGGGATGAG GGCAAAGGGACAGGGGAGTTTGAGCAGTGTTACTACGGACCACAGAAGCAGTATCGAGTGACCAAACTTTCTCCAGCATCGAAATATTGTTTCCGTCTCGCGGCCAAAAATGACATGGGTGTAAG CGGCTTCAGTGAAGCGGTTGACCTCTTCACCTCGGAGGGCGTCCCTGCAACCCCCCTCTGCGCAGAGCTGGTGAAAGCGGGGCATAACTGGCTGCACCTGCAATGGCAGCGGTCAGCAGCCCCACCCAGCGGAGACAGTATCTTCTATATCCTGGAGATGGAGGAAGAGGGCATG GGATGCGGTTTCAAGAAATGTTACGACGGTTACAAAACCTCCCACACAGCCAAGAACCTCCAAAGGTGCACAAAATacaagttcagg GTGGTCGCTTACAATGCAGAAGGCAAAAGTAACCCCAGCCAGGTTTCAGAATTCTCCACCTGTCCGGACAGTCCGAGCTGCCCCCGGGGTCTTGCTGTAAGGGGCAAGGTGCTCCCTAACAGTCTTGAAGTCTGTTGGG AATCTCCTAATGATGATGGAGGGTCAGAAGTTACCAAGTATGTTTTGGAAATATCTGAGGACATGAATG GAGCCTCCTGGGAGCAGGTTTACTGTGGGTCAGACATGGAACACAGTTGTGAAGGCCTAAGGCCTGGTGTCACCTACCTGACCAGAGTCTACTGCATCAGTGAGGGAGGCCAGAGCCCG CAATCTGAGACCTTGCAGATCCAGACCCCCATTGTGCCCCCCGGCCCATGCCAGCACCCCAGAGTGGTGGGCAGGCCAAAAGCTCGGGAGGTACTGTTGCGTTGGG GGCCCCCGTATGTAGATGGGGGAGGAGCAGTGACCCTCTACAGCTTGGAGATGAAGGGTGGGCACGAGGAGGTGCACAGGGAGGTGTATCAGGGCCCCGATCTGGACTGCACCATCAGCAATCTACTGCCTGGTACCTCCTACAGCTTCCGCCTGCGGGCGGCCAACAAGGCCGGG TACGGGCCCTTCTCTGACTATTGTGAGGTCACGACATGCCCTGGTGCTCCCGAGCCTTGCCGTCCGCCCCACGTGGTGTGCAGATCGCCCACCTGTGCCCTTGTCAGCTGGGAG ACCCCGCCCTCTAACGGCACCCCGGTGTCGGAGTTCCGACTGGAGTGGGGCGTGACTGAGACCACCGTGCAGACATGCTACTCTGGTCCTGGGCTCAGCCATGAGATACGGGGGTTACTGCCTGCCACCAGCTACTTCTTCCGGGTACAG GCGGTGAACGCAGTGGGAGTGGGACCCTTCAGTGAGGTGGTCCTTTGCCAGACTCCCTGCTCTGTGCCAGCAGCCGTCGCCGGCGTCCAGGCCCTGGAGGATGAGGAACTGACGGCAGGGCGGGGGTCCGATGCCCCCTATTGCCCCTCAACTTGTCTGGGCCTGCAGTGGGAGGCACCCTGCGACCATGGTGCAGAGATCACCTCCTACCTCATTGATCTGGGGGAGCGGCAGCCGATCCCCGTGGGACCGGTCACTCGATATGTCATCCAGCACCTGCAGCCTGACACCACTTACAG GATCCGGATCCAAGCACTGAACAGTCTGGGCGCAGGCCCTTTCAGCCCCATGGTCAAAATGAGGACCAAACCTaggccaccacaaccccctcgGCTCGAGTGTACAGCGTTCAGCCATCAGACTCTGAGGCTTAAGTGGGGCGAGGGATCCATACGGACCAGTCCCTCAGATCCTCTTCAGTACCAGCTGCAGATGGAAGATAAAAGTGGGAG GTTCGTATGCCTGTATAGAGGACCATGCCACACTCACAAAGTCCAAAGGCTGGTTGAGTCAACCGCCTACTCGTTCCGGATTCAGGCCTTCAATGAGGGGGGTGAAGGACCCTTCTCTGATGTATACACATTCAGCACCCTGTGCTCTCCCCCTCCTGCTCCTAAAG CCCCCCGCCTTGAGCGCCTGAATGACCACACATGTGAGGTGACCTGGGAGTCCACGCCCCCCATGAAGGGGGATCCCATCATCTACTCCTTGCAGTGCATGACAGGAAACACAGACTTCAAACAG ATCTACAAGGGTTCGGCCACATCCTATCAGGCCTCCAGCCTGCAGCCCAGCAACGAGTATCGCTTCCGGCTTGGCGCCATCCGCCAGTGTGCCACGCCCCCAGACCTACCAGGGCCCTACAGCACCACGGTGACACTCCTGCCCCAGCGCAGTGAGGCAGCAGCGGCGCTGGGTGGTGGGGCCGTAGGTGGGACCAAGGCAGTGCGGACAAGCGTCAGCCTGACAGACGAACAGTGTGCCGCCCTCATACTGGTGGTTTTTGCCGTCACCTCCATCCTCATCGCCTTTGTCATCCAGTACTTTGTCATCAAGTGA
- the fndc3a gene encoding fibronectin type-III domain-containing protein 3A isoform X2 encodes MMSPNGSVPPIYVPTGYISQVIEENGVRRVLVIPQPELIPGGHSPLPHPPPPPPPHLPAFVPHPVMMHPPPHPIYSGGAGDLGSQYISQYHTGHIFSELDSYSPHRRPPFAPRDERAGKTYSRLQRKLKERQAGGGAGSPPTDQARSPPLSPRKDHSSPAPLEVQNGLGSEEAEQEEGQGSDTEAERAKLVGVMRGSPCIDTESEDLDEESKALQVVLSTIGKPEVTDVQARTAELKWCAPAAPDDVKSCLGAQRRPAEPLSYEVMVSCGSRDGGCQVVYSGEELNATLDDLRPATDYSARVQATCRHVQGSPSEPVNFTTLSCEPDPPSAPWKAGGTKTSLVLQWKAPCDNGSKIHNYLLQWDEGKGTGEFEQCYYGPQKQYRVTKLSPASKYCFRLAAKNDMGVSGFSEAVDLFTSEGVPATPLCAELVKAGHNWLHLQWQRSAAPPSGDSIFYILEMEEEGMGCGFKKCYDGYKTSHTAKNLQRCTKYKFRVVAYNAEGKSNPSQVSEFSTCPDSPSCPRGLAVRGKVLPNSLEVCWESPNDDGGSEVTKYVLEISEDMNGASWEQVYCGSDMEHSCEGLRPGVTYLTRVYCISEGGQSPQSETLQIQTPIVPPGPCQHPRVVGRPKAREVLLRWGPPYVDGGGAVTLYSLEMKGGHEEVHREVYQGPDLDCTISNLLPGTSYSFRLRAANKAGYGPFSDYCEVTTCPGAPEPCRPPHVVCRSPTCALVSWETPPSNGTPVSEFRLEWGVTETTVQTCYSGPGLSHEIRGLLPATSYFFRVQAVNAVGVGPFSEVVLCQTPCSVPAAVAGVQALEDEELTAGRGSDAPYCPSTCLGLQWEAPCDHGAEITSYLIDLGERQPIPVGPVTRYVIQHLQPDTTYRIRIQALNSLGAGPFSPMVKMRTKPRPPQPPRLECTAFSHQTLRLKWGEGSIRTSPSDPLQYQLQMEDKSGRFVCLYRGPCHTHKVQRLVESTAYSFRIQAFNEGGEGPFSDVYTFSTLCSPPPAPKAPRLERLNDHTCEVTWESTPPMKGDPIIYSLQCMTGNTDFKQIYKGSATSYQASSLQPSNEYRFRLGAIRQCATPPDLPGPYSTTVTLLPQRSEAAAALGGGAVGGTKAVRTSVSLTDEQCAALILVVFAVTSILIAFVIQYFVIK; translated from the exons ATGATGTCCCCAAATGGTTCTGTGCCTCCAATTTACGTACCTACAGGATACATTTCGCAG GTCATCGAGGAGAATGGAGTTCGACGTGTCCTGGTCATACCTCAGCCGGAGCTCATACCAGGGGGCCACTCGCCCCTACCGCATCCTCcaccccctccgcccccccatCTGCCAGCTTTTGTTCCTCACCCGGTCATGATGCACCCACCACCACATCCTATATATTCGGGTGGAGCAGGGGACCTTGGCTCGCAGTACATTTCACAATACCACACCGGACACATCTTCTCAGAGCTAG ACTCCTATTCTCCGCACAGACGCCCGCCTTTTGCACCCAGGGACGAGCGGGCTGGTAAAACGTACAGTCGCCTGCAGAGAAAGCTCAAGGAGCGCCAGGCTGGGGGGGGTGCTGGAAGCCCACCCACCGATCAGGCGAGGAGCCCCCCACTATCGCCCCGGAAGGACCACAGCAGCCCTGCTCCCTTGGAGGTCCAGAATGGCCTCGGCAGCGAAGAGGCAGAGCAAGAGGAAGGGCAGGGCAGTGACACGGAGGCAGAGAGGGCCAAACTAGTGGGCGTGATGAGAGGGTCGCCTTGCATAGACACAGAATCAGAAG acCTGGACGAGGAATCCAAGGCCCTTCAAGTGGTGTTGTCTACCATCGGCAAGCCAGAA GTAACTGACGTTCAGGCCCGGACTGCTGAGCTGAAGTGGTGTGCCCCTGCAGCTCCGGATGATGTGAAGAGCTGCCTAGGAGCCCAGAGGAGGCCTGCTGAACCCCTCAGCTACGAAGTGATGGTCTCCTGTGGCAGCAGGGATGGGGGCTGCCAGGTTGTGTACAG TGGCGAAGAACTGAATGCAACTTTGGATGACCTCCGGCCAGCGACAGACTACAGTGCAAG GGTGCAGGCCACATGTCGTCATGTGCAAGGCAGTCCATCTGAGCCTGTGAACTTCACGACCCTCAGCTGTGAGCCAGACCCTCCGAGTGCCCCTTGGAAGGCTGGCGGAACAAAGACCAGCCTTGTCTTGCAATGGAAG GCTCCCTGCGACAACGGCTCAAAAATTCACAACTACCTGCTACAGTGGGATGAG GGCAAAGGGACAGGGGAGTTTGAGCAGTGTTACTACGGACCACAGAAGCAGTATCGAGTGACCAAACTTTCTCCAGCATCGAAATATTGTTTCCGTCTCGCGGCCAAAAATGACATGGGTGTAAG CGGCTTCAGTGAAGCGGTTGACCTCTTCACCTCGGAGGGCGTCCCTGCAACCCCCCTCTGCGCAGAGCTGGTGAAAGCGGGGCATAACTGGCTGCACCTGCAATGGCAGCGGTCAGCAGCCCCACCCAGCGGAGACAGTATCTTCTATATCCTGGAGATGGAGGAAGAGGGCATG GGATGCGGTTTCAAGAAATGTTACGACGGTTACAAAACCTCCCACACAGCCAAGAACCTCCAAAGGTGCACAAAATacaagttcagg GTGGTCGCTTACAATGCAGAAGGCAAAAGTAACCCCAGCCAGGTTTCAGAATTCTCCACCTGTCCGGACAGTCCGAGCTGCCCCCGGGGTCTTGCTGTAAGGGGCAAGGTGCTCCCTAACAGTCTTGAAGTCTGTTGGG AATCTCCTAATGATGATGGAGGGTCAGAAGTTACCAAGTATGTTTTGGAAATATCTGAGGACATGAATG GAGCCTCCTGGGAGCAGGTTTACTGTGGGTCAGACATGGAACACAGTTGTGAAGGCCTAAGGCCTGGTGTCACCTACCTGACCAGAGTCTACTGCATCAGTGAGGGAGGCCAGAGCCCG CAATCTGAGACCTTGCAGATCCAGACCCCCATTGTGCCCCCCGGCCCATGCCAGCACCCCAGAGTGGTGGGCAGGCCAAAAGCTCGGGAGGTACTGTTGCGTTGGG GGCCCCCGTATGTAGATGGGGGAGGAGCAGTGACCCTCTACAGCTTGGAGATGAAGGGTGGGCACGAGGAGGTGCACAGGGAGGTGTATCAGGGCCCCGATCTGGACTGCACCATCAGCAATCTACTGCCTGGTACCTCCTACAGCTTCCGCCTGCGGGCGGCCAACAAGGCCGGG TACGGGCCCTTCTCTGACTATTGTGAGGTCACGACATGCCCTGGTGCTCCCGAGCCTTGCCGTCCGCCCCACGTGGTGTGCAGATCGCCCACCTGTGCCCTTGTCAGCTGGGAG ACCCCGCCCTCTAACGGCACCCCGGTGTCGGAGTTCCGACTGGAGTGGGGCGTGACTGAGACCACCGTGCAGACATGCTACTCTGGTCCTGGGCTCAGCCATGAGATACGGGGGTTACTGCCTGCCACCAGCTACTTCTTCCGGGTACAG GCGGTGAACGCAGTGGGAGTGGGACCCTTCAGTGAGGTGGTCCTTTGCCAGACTCCCTGCTCTGTGCCAGCAGCCGTCGCCGGCGTCCAGGCCCTGGAGGATGAGGAACTGACGGCAGGGCGGGGGTCCGATGCCCCCTATTGCCCCTCAACTTGTCTGGGCCTGCAGTGGGAGGCACCCTGCGACCATGGTGCAGAGATCACCTCCTACCTCATTGATCTGGGGGAGCGGCAGCCGATCCCCGTGGGACCGGTCACTCGATATGTCATCCAGCACCTGCAGCCTGACACCACTTACAG GATCCGGATCCAAGCACTGAACAGTCTGGGCGCAGGCCCTTTCAGCCCCATGGTCAAAATGAGGACCAAACCTaggccaccacaaccccctcgGCTCGAGTGTACAGCGTTCAGCCATCAGACTCTGAGGCTTAAGTGGGGCGAGGGATCCATACGGACCAGTCCCTCAGATCCTCTTCAGTACCAGCTGCAGATGGAAGATAAAAGTGGGAG GTTCGTATGCCTGTATAGAGGACCATGCCACACTCACAAAGTCCAAAGGCTGGTTGAGTCAACCGCCTACTCGTTCCGGATTCAGGCCTTCAATGAGGGGGGTGAAGGACCCTTCTCTGATGTATACACATTCAGCACCCTGTGCTCTCCCCCTCCTGCTCCTAAAG CCCCCCGCCTTGAGCGCCTGAATGACCACACATGTGAGGTGACCTGGGAGTCCACGCCCCCCATGAAGGGGGATCCCATCATCTACTCCTTGCAGTGCATGACAGGAAACACAGACTTCAAACAG ATCTACAAGGGTTCGGCCACATCCTATCAGGCCTCCAGCCTGCAGCCCAGCAACGAGTATCGCTTCCGGCTTGGCGCCATCCGCCAGTGTGCCACGCCCCCAGACCTACCAGGGCCCTACAGCACCACGGTGACACTCCTGCCCCAGCGCAGTGAGGCAGCAGCGGCGCTGGGTGGTGGGGCCGTAGGTGGGACCAAGGCAGTGCGGACAAGCGTCAGCCTGACAGACGAACAGTGTGCCGCCCTCATACTGGTGGTTTTTGCCGTCACCTCCATCCTCATCGCCTTTGTCATCCAGTACTTTGTCATCAAGTGA
- the mlnr gene encoding growth hormone secretagogue receptor type 1, translated as MEDHYHYEDSLFPTSTLIPVTVICLLLFLVGVTGNAMTILIIQHFKDMKTTTNLYLSSMAVSDLVIFLSLPFDLYRLWKYTPWVFGELVCRLSHYINEGCTYATILHITALSVERYLAICFPLKAKVLATKQRVKFVILAMWGFALLSATPVIFLVGVEYDNDTHLDDSTRQCKPTRYAIASGLLHTTIWVSTVYFFCPMFCLIFLYGSIGRKLWRSKGDLQGPSAMGRKRSHKQTIKILAVVVLAFAICWLPFHVGRNLFTHVDDYFGAKLSQDFNVASMVLFYLSASINPILYNVMSRKYRAAAWQLFFRHRHRRRRHRNQVLRAEQKHPLSQEDAHTCQESFVVVYDEGNTPCPHLQDCRKEEGWGKEAQDGEDLSNEKGERLRGMGLPVDE; from the exons ATGGAGGACCACTACCACTACGAGGACTCCCTCTTCCCCACTTCCACACTTATCCCTGTTACTGTCATCTGTTTGCTCCTCTTCCTGGTAGGTGTAACTGGCAATGCTATGACCATCCTCATCATCCAGCACTTCAAGGACATGAAGACCACCACCAACCTCTACTTGTCCAGCATGGCTGTGTCTGACCTGGTCATCTTCCTAAGCCTCCCCTTTGACCTTTACCGCCTGTGGAAGTACACACCTTGGGTCTTTGGTGAACTAGTGTGCCGTCTGTCACACTATATCAATGAGGGCTGCACCTATGCCACCATCCTGCACATTACTGCGCTCAGTGTGGAGCGTTACCTGGCCATCTGCTTTCCACTCAAAGCCAAGGTGCTGGCAACCAAGCAACGGGTGAAGTTTGTTATCCTGGCCATGTGGGGCTTTGCTCTACTCTCAGCTACTCCTGTCATCTTCCTGGTAGGGGTGGAATATGACAATGACACGCACCTGGATGATAGTACGCGCCAGTGCAAGCCCACCAGATACGCGATTGCCTCAGGCCTCCTGCACACCACCATCTGGGTGTCCACGGTCTACTTCTTCTGCCCCATGTTCTGCCTTATTTTTCTGTATGGCTCCATTGGCCGGAAGCTCTGGCGAAGCAAAGGAGACCTGCAGGGTCCCAGTGCCATGGGTCGTAAGAGGTCACATAAGCAGACCATCAAAATTCTGG CGGTGGTGGTCCTGGCCTTTGCCATCTGCTGGTTGCCCTTCCATGTCGGGCGAAACCTCTTCACTCATGTGGATGATTACTTCGGCGCCAAGCTGAGCCAGGACTTCAACGTGGCCTCAATGGTGCTGTTCTACCTGAGCGCCTCCATCAACCCCATACTCTACAACGTGATGTCGCGCAAGTACCGAGCGGCTGCTTGGCAACTCTTCTTCCGTCACCGCCACCGTCGCCGCCGCCACCGGAACCAAGTGCTGCGGGCAGAGCAGAAGCATCCTTTGTCCCAGGAGGATGCCCATACCTGCCAAGAGAGCTTCGTAGTAGTGTATGATGAGGGGAACACACCTTGCCCCCATCTGCAAGACTGTCGAAAGGAGGAGGGCTGGGGGAAGGAGGCTCAGGATGGAGAGGATTTAAGTAATGAAAAAGGTGAGAGACTAAGAGGCATGGGACTACCTGTGGATGAGTAA